Proteins from one Peromyscus eremicus chromosome 8a, PerEre_H2_v1, whole genome shotgun sequence genomic window:
- the Scgb3a1 gene encoding secretoglobin family 3A member 1, translating to MKLTTTFLVFCVALLSDSGVAFFVNSVAKPVAEPVAALAPAVEAVAGAVPSLPLSHLSILRFILASLGIPVDPLIKGSSKCVTELGPEAVGAVKTLLGALTAFG from the exons ATGAAGCTTACCACCACCTTCCTAGTGTTCTGTGTGGCTCTGCTCAGTGACTCTG GTGTTGCTTTCTTCGTGAACTCGGTGGCCAAACCTGTGGCAGAACCTGTGGCTGCCCTTGCCCCAGCTGTAGAGGCTGTGGCCGGGGCTGTGCCTAGCCTACCATTAAGCCATTTGAGCATCCTGAGGTTcatcctggccagcctgggcattCCGGTGGATCCCCTTATAAAGGGTTCCAGCAAGTGTGTCACTGAGCTGGGCCCTGAGGCTGTGGGGGCTGTGAAGACACTGCTG GGAGCCCTGACAGCATTTGGTTGA